From the Candidatus Methylomirabilota bacterium genome, one window contains:
- a CDS encoding type II toxin-antitoxin system VapC family toxin, whose translation MRFWDTSAVVPLLVEQQTSARAAAWLQEDERIVLWTLTPVEVVSALRRLVRDKALDERDAQLAERRLDEFIRACQVIIDADPVKSLATRLLRLHPLRALDALQLGAALHWAEGQPQERTLHTLDGRLALAAQREGFVVPP comes from the coding sequence GTGAGATTCTGGGATACCTCCGCGGTCGTCCCCCTGCTGGTCGAGCAGCAGACTTCTGCCCGCGCGGCGGCCTGGCTCCAGGAAGACGAGCGGATCGTGCTCTGGACTCTGACGCCAGTCGAAGTCGTCAGCGCGCTGCGACGGCTCGTGCGCGACAAAGCCCTCGACGAGCGGGACGCGCAGCTGGCCGAGCGACGGCTGGACGAGTTCATCCGGGCCTGTCAGGTCATCATCGACGCCGATCCGGTCAAGTCGCTGGCGACGCGATTGTTACGCCTCCATCCGCTCCGGGCGCTCGACGCCCTCCAGCTCGGCGCGGCGCTGCACTGGGCCGAGGGGCAGCCGCAGGAGCGGACCCTCCACACGCTGGACGGCCGGTTGGCTCTCGCCGCGCAGCGCGAAGGCTTCGTCGTTCCGCCGTGA
- a CDS encoding type II toxin-antitoxin system prevent-host-death family antitoxin, with protein sequence MKVKIAELKNRLSYYLRRVQRGESILVCDRDRVIARIERVGAHGPVTESDAEWLDRLERRGVIRRGTGTLTREWLARRPVVEADVVAAVLRERDEGP encoded by the coding sequence ATGAAAGTCAAGATCGCCGAGCTGAAGAATCGCCTGAGTTATTACCTGCGGCGCGTGCAGCGTGGTGAGTCCATCCTCGTGTGTGACCGCGACCGGGTCATTGCCCGGATCGAACGCGTCGGCGCCCACGGGCCCGTGACCGAAAGCGACGCGGAATGGCTGGATCGGCTGGAGCGGCGAGGAGTCATCCGGCGCGGCACCGGCACACTCACACGAGAATGGTTGGCCCGCAGGCCTGTCGTCGAGGCGGACGTCGTGGCGGCTGTTCTCCGAGAGCGGGACGAGGGTCCGTGA